In Sorangium aterium, the genomic stretch CACGCTGGCTCCCTCGGAAAGACCGGAGATGGGCAAGGCGCCGGCCGGGTCGGCGCGAGGTCGGCGCGCGCGAGCGCGGCCGCACGGCCGGAGCGGCACGAAGCGCCACGATCGGCGTCGCCGCCGTGACGGCAGGGGGACACCGAGGGAGCGTGAGCCCGTCGCATGCAGTTCACCGTTTAAACCAGATGCCGGACCGATACCACAGCGTCGCTCGCGATGGAGTCCGCTGCGTCCTCGCCGCCTCACGGCGTCGCGGCCTCACGGCGTCGTGCTTGCTTCCGCCGTCGGGCGCGGCGGTCGGGCGTCCCGGAAGTTGCTCCGTCCCGGGGCGCATCGTGTAAGGGTGCGGAGAAGGCGTGGAGGCTGCCGTTACATCCCACAAGCCCGTCGAGCCCGCGGTCCCGGCGCGCGCCGCGCTGCCCGAGCAGGGAGCGGAGCCGCCGAGGCGTGGCGCCTCCTCGGAGGCGCCCGGCGAGGCCGCGTCGTCCGGCGTGGCGGCGGCGCCCGACGCCGCGGCGGGCGGGGCGGGCCGGGGCCTGTGGATCTCGTCGACCTACTTTGCCGAGGGCCTGCCCTACGCGATCGCGCACAAGGTGGCGGGGGAGTTCTTCACGGCGGCGGGGGCGAGCCTGGAGATCATCGGGCTGACGTCGCTCTACGGGCTCCCGTGGAACCTCAAGTTCCTCTGGAGCCCGCTGGTCGACCTCCACGGCAGCCCGCGGCGCTGGCTCGTCGGGGCCGAGATCGCGCTCGTCGCGATCGTCCTCGGGCTCGCCGCGGCGGCGCACAGCGGCGCGATCTGGCTCGTGGCGGCGCTGTTCGGGGCGGTCGCCGTCGCCGCGGCGACGCACGACATCGCGGTCGACGGCTTCTACCTGCAGGCGCTCGACAAGGACGCGCAGGCGGCGTTCTCCGGGCTGCGGGTCGGCGCGTACCGGCTCGCGCTGCTCGCGGGCGCGCTCCTGGTGGCGTTCGCGGGCTGGGCGTCCTTTGGCGCGGCGTTCGGCGTCGCGGCAGGCGGGCTCGCGCTGCTCGCGATCGCGCACGCCGCGGGGCTTCCGCGCCCGGCCGCGACGCCCGGAGCCGGCGCCGCGCCAGGAGCGACCGGGCTGCGGCGCTACGTCGAGCCGTTCCGTGCGTACCTCCGGCAGCCGAAGATCGCGTCGAGCCTGGCGTTCATCCTCTGCTACCGGGCAGGCGACGCGCTCATGTTCGCGATGTCGTCGCCGCTGCTGAAGAGCCTCGGCCTCGACACGGCGGCGCGCGGCAACGTGGGCGGGGTCGGGACGGTCGCCTCGATCGCCGGCTCGATCCTCGGCGGGGTGATCATCAAGCGGTGGGGGCTCTCGCGGACCATCTTCCCGATCGCGCTCGTGCAGAGCTCGGCGATCCTGCTGTACGTGGCGCTCGCGTGGGCGCGGCCGGCGCTCCCGTGGCTCGTCGCGCTCGTCACGCTCGAGCAGCTCGCCGCCGGCGTCGGGACGGCGGTGCTCGCGGTGTTCCTCATGCGGCGCTGCGTGGACGGGTACAAGTCGTCGCACTTCGCGATCGGGTCGGCGCTCATGTCGGTCTCCGCGACGTTCGCCGGCAGCCTGAGCGGCTACCTGGCCGCCAGCGTGGGGTTCACCGCGTTCTTCGCGATCGCGTTCGCGGCGTCGATCCCGGGGGTCGTCCTGTCGCGCCTGGTGCCGCGCGAGTAGTTACCGCGGGTCGGAACCCCGCCAGGGATCTGCCTCGCGAGCGGAGAGAGTTCAACGCAAAGGCGCCAGGGCGCAAAGACGCAAAAATGCACATTTGTTTTTTTGCGCCTTCGCGCCTTTGCGTCTTTGCGTTGAACTCTCTGGCCGGATCCCTGTCCGGACCTCCGCCGGGTGGAACCAGGTAGATCGGACTCGTCCGCGCGATCCCGATGCAAGAGCCCACGTCCGCCTTCTCCGAGCCGAAGGCGCGCGCCGACCGCGCGCTGAGCCTGGTCTCCCTCGGCCTCCTGGCGCTCCAGGCCGCGCTCGACGCGCCCGCGTTCCCGAAGGCGACGCTCGCCGCCGCCGCGGCCGCGGCCCTCGTGGCGCTGCTCGCGGCCCGCGTGGCGCAGGGCCCGGCGCGCGCCGTCGCGGCGCTCGTGGCGTGCATCGTGGTGGCGATGCGCCTCGGCGTCGTCTGGCAGCTCGCCATGGTCCTTGCGCTCGCGGCCTACGCCGGCCTCTCGCGGCTCGCGCCCGCGCTGCGTCCGCCCGAGGGCTGGCGCGCGGCCGGCGGGCTCCCGAAGCGCTGGACGGCGCTCGTCGGCGGCGTCACGCCGGTCGCGCTCGTCGGGTGGCTCGCGTTCGCCCGGCCCGACCTCCGCGACATCACCGGCTCGGAGCTGCTCCAGGTGTCGACGCCGGTGCTCATCGCGGGAGGCGCGGTCTTCGCCGTGCTGAACGCCACGCTGGAGGAGGTGATCTGGCGCGGCGTGCTCCAGCCCAGCCTCGCGGCGGCGTGGGGCGCGCGCGTCGCGGTGGTCCTGCAGGCCGCCTCGTTCGGCGCGCAGCACGCGCACGGGTTCCCGCGGGGGCTGCTCGGCGTCTTCCTGGCGGGCAGCTGGGCCGTGATGCTGGGCCTCCTGCGGCAGCGCTCCCGCGGGCTCCTCGCGCCCGTGCTCGCGCACATCGTCGCGGACGCGACGATCGCCGCCCTGGTGATCGGCATGCTCCGCTGAGCGCGTCAGGGCCGGAGGCCGAGCAGCTCGAACGCGCCCAGCAGCGCCGAGCGCGTCCACGACCCCGGGCCGCTCGACGTGCGCCGCGAGGCGGGCAGCTCCCAGAGCCGCTCGAAGTGCGCAGCGAACGCGGCCACGAAGGCCGGATCGCGGGTCTCGAGGTCGGTCTCGATCCAGGCGCGCGAGAACGAGTTGGGCGTGAAGTTGGCCTGGCCGCCCACGAGCATCGGCCGAGCGCCCAGCCGCGCCGCGGTCTTGAGGTGCATCATCGCCCCGCCGCGCGAGTCGTGCACGCGCAGCGCGAAGCGGTCGGGCCACCGCGCCTCGGCCTCGATCGCGCGGGTGATCCCGTGGTGGTTGACCAGGTTGCGGATGAGCCACGCGGCCGCTGGGGGCAGCGGGAGCGCGTCGATGGAGTCGATCAGCACGCGCACCCGGGCGCCGCGCGCCGCCGCGCGCTCGAGCGCATCGAGCACCGGCAGGTCCGAGAGGTACGTCGTCGCGACGAGGAGCTCGTCGCCCGCCGCCGCGCCGTCGAACAGCTCCGTGAGGCGCGCGCGGATCGCCTCGTGCTCGACGAGCGCGCACGTCTCGTCGCCCGCGACGGTGAGCGCGCCGGGCGGGGGGAGGGGGACGCGCAGGCCGCCGGCGTACCCCGGCACCGGCGCGAGCGTTGGCGTCGGGGAGGCGACCTCCGTCCCGGGATCGTCGGGCCCGCGCGCGGCGTGCGAGGCGCGCGCGGCGCCTGCGACGAGCGCGTGGAGCGCGGCGCGGCCCTCGTCGCCGATCGCCTGCGGGAGGGTGAGCGCCTCGTCGATCGCCGCCATCGCGACGCGCCAGAGCCGGCGGGCCACGGCGCCCGTGAGCCAGAACAGGTTCTCGTGCCAGTCGAACGCCGCGTCGATGAAGTTGTGCGACGTGATCGCGCCGGCGCGCCCGCCGTCGATCACCAGGTTCTTCCGGTGGTCCTCGACGTTGTGCAGCACCTGCCAGCGGTTCTGGTGCTCGACCCAGTCCTCGATCGCGACGCGCGCGTGGTCGAGGTGGAAGTTCATCCGGGGCAGGAGCCGGCGGCGCCGGTCGAACCGCGCGCCGAACAGGCAGGCGTTCAGCACGAGGACGCCCGCGTCCGCGAGGCGCCTCCGCACGAGCGCGCCGCGGCGGCGCGTCAGGGCGGGGTTCGCGGGCGTGTTGCTGTCCAGGATCACCACGACGGTCGCGTCGGGACGCGCGCGCTTCTTGGCGATCAGCCAGTCGGCGACCGTGTCGGCGTAGGGGAACGCGCCCGGGCGCGGCAGCAGCGTCGTCTGGTCGCCGTTCGCCGCGAAGAGGTACATCTGCAGGACGACGCTCCGCTCGGCGGCCTCGATGAGGTCGCGGCACGCGGAGAGGATGCCGTGGCTGTCGCCGATGTACGCGAGCCCGGAGCTCACGCGGCGTCCGCGCGCAGCGCGCGGCGCAGCGCCCAGCAGAGGGGCCGCGCTCCCGCGAGCCCGCGGCCCTCCAGCTTGCGCGTGAAGCTCTCGGTGCCCCAGCGATCGGACTGCGTCGGGGCGCGCCCGCCGAGCCGCCGCCGCTGCGACGCGTCGAGGCCCAGCTCGCTCCCGGCCGCGGCCACGAGGCGGCGCCAGGCGTCGCCGACCACGCCGTCGACGTACACGAGGAAGGGCAGCGCGAGGGCCGTCTGGATCGCGGCGAGCCAGCGCGGACAGCGCTCGTTCAGGTGCAGGAGCACGCGCTCGTCGATGGCGACGTGCGGCGCCTCCTCGCGCGCGTGCAGGGCCATGATCTCGGCGACGAGCGCCGCGCTCTGGTCGGGCCGGGCCTCGATCGCCCGCGGCACGAAGAGCGTGATCTCCTCGAAGTACCACGCGAGCAGGAAGAAGGTGCCGGCCGGGGCGAGGCGCAGCGCCGCGTCGTCGCCGCGGCCCCAGCGCAGGAAGCGCGGCGGCGCCGCGTCGGTCGGGTAGAGATCCGGCCGGAGCCTGTGCAGGAGCCGGCGGAACATCTCCGCGTGCGTGCGCTCCTCGGCGACGAAGCGGGCGATGACGGGCGCGGACAGGTACGGCGCGCGGTGGGCCGACCGCTCGAGGTACCGGATCACGTAGCCCTCGAAGTGGATGAACAGCTCGCACGTGAAGCACGCGAACAGCCGGTTGATCGCGACGCGCTGGCGCTCCGTGAGGCCGAGGCCCGCGACGTCCATGTAGTGCGCCTCAGGGATCACCAGCGCATCGGCCGGGATCGGGCGCGTCCAGTCGATGCGGTCCCAGCGCCGGCGCACCGCCGCGTGCAGCCGGTCCTCGCGCGCGGCGGCCTCTCCGTCGTGGAGCGGCGTTCGAGGGCTGCCTTCGTGGCCGGGGAGCGCGGGATCGGCGGAGAGCTGGAGGCTCACGAGGGGACCGTCCTCTCGATCGACGCGACCGCGCGCTCGTCTGCGGCCGCGGGCGCCGGGCCGGCCGCGGGCGCCGGCGGCGACCACGCGGGCAGCTCGCACAGCCCGCCGCCGAGGAACAGGTGGTGCCACAGCTGCGTGGTGACCACGGCGGTGTAGCTCCCGTCGGCGACGATCCGCCGCGGGGCGAGCGCGGGCAGGATCCGCTGGAAGCGCTGCTCGCGCGCGACCTTCGCGGGCGAGAAATAGCCCGTCTTTCGCAGCGACTCGGGGCTCACGAGCTGCGCGATCCAGCGAGGCTGGGGCCCGAGCGCGCAGAGCGCGTGGGCCTTGAACATCCCCTTGGGCGGGTCGGCGACGTCACGCGGGAGCACCCGCCGCGCCACCTCGCGCAGGAGCCACTTCTCCCGCAGCCCGCGGAGCTTGTACAGGGGCGAGAGGCCGCTGGAGAGCTCGACGAAGGCCTCGTCGAGGAACGGGTAGCGGTGCTCCACGCCCGAGCGCATCGCCGCGCGGTCGCCTTTGCCCACCAGCAGGTGTCCGGCCAGCATCAGCTTGTACTCCACGTAGAGCGACCGATTCAGCGGATCCCAGCGGCGCATCCGCGCTGGCGCGATGTCGAGCTCGGAGAACGGATCGTGGCCCGCGACGCGCTCGGCCATCGTATCCGAATAGAACAGCCAGCGCGCGCGGGAGAGCGGCTCGTACAGGTCGAGGAGGCTCGGGCGAACGTCGCCGAAATGGTCCTGGAACGTGGGCGCGGGTGTGCCGGGCGCTGCGAGCTCGGCCAGCGTTCTTCGGATCGCGCGCGGCAAGGCTGCGTGGACGCGGGCGAGGCGCTCCATGGCGCGGTGGGTCTTGTGCCAGACGTAGCCGCCCATCGCCTCGTCCGCGCCCTCGCCGGTGAGCACGACCTTGAACCCCCGGCGCGCGGCGCGCTCGGCCAGCAGGAGCACGCACCCGTCGGCCGTGTCCATCACGGGGCCCTCTGCGGCCTCCACAACACGCGGGAGGGTCTCGAGGATCTCCGCAGGCGAGGGCACCAGGGTCTCGAGCCGTGCGCCCAGGCGCGCCGCGCTGCGGGTCGCGCGGCGTCGCTCGTCGGGCCCGGCGCCGTCGAAGCCCACGGTGAACGACGCGATGGGCGCGTCGCCGCGGGCCTCCCGGGCGAGGCCGAGCACCAGCGTCGAGTCGAGCCCGCCGCTCAGGTACGTCGCCACCGGGCCGTCGGAGACGAGGCGACGCTGCACGGCGTCGCGCAGGCAGGCGCGCGTCTCCTCGATCAGCGCGTCGAGCGAGGCGACGCGCCGCTCCTCGCCCTGGGCCGGGAAATCCAGGTCCCAGTAGCGCCGCTGCTCCACCGCGCCGCCCTGCGCGCGGAGGTAGTGCCCGGGCCAGATCGAGCGCACGCCGCGGAAGCACGTCCGCTGCGTGCCCGCGGCGAACAGCGAGAAGACGTGGTCGATCCCCGCCGGATCGGCCTCGGGGCG encodes the following:
- a CDS encoding phospholipase D-like domain-containing protein, which encodes MSSGLAYIGDSHGILSACRDLIEAAERSVVLQMYLFAANGDQTTLLPRPGAFPYADTVADWLIAKKRARPDATVVVILDSNTPANPALTRRRGALVRRRLADAGVLVLNACLFGARFDRRRRLLPRMNFHLDHARVAIEDWVEHQNRWQVLHNVEDHRKNLVIDGGRAGAITSHNFIDAAFDWHENLFWLTGAVARRLWRVAMAAIDEALTLPQAIGDEGRAALHALVAGAARASHAARGPDDPGTEVASPTPTLAPVPGYAGGLRVPLPPPGALTVAGDETCALVEHEAIRARLTELFDGAAAGDELLVATTYLSDLPVLDALERAAARGARVRVLIDSIDALPLPPAAAWLIRNLVNHHGITRAIEAEARWPDRFALRVHDSRGGAMMHLKTAARLGARPMLVGGQANFTPNSFSRAWIETDLETRDPAFVAAFAAHFERLWELPASRRTSSGPGSWTRSALLGAFELLGLRP
- a CDS encoding MFS transporter encodes the protein MEAAVTSHKPVEPAVPARAALPEQGAEPPRRGASSEAPGEAASSGVAAAPDAAAGGAGRGLWISSTYFAEGLPYAIAHKVAGEFFTAAGASLEIIGLTSLYGLPWNLKFLWSPLVDLHGSPRRWLVGAEIALVAIVLGLAAAAHSGAIWLVAALFGAVAVAAATHDIAVDGFYLQALDKDAQAAFSGLRVGAYRLALLAGALLVAFAGWASFGAAFGVAAGGLALLAIAHAAGLPRPAATPGAGAAPGATGLRRYVEPFRAYLRQPKIASSLAFILCYRAGDALMFAMSSPLLKSLGLDTAARGNVGGVGTVASIAGSILGGVIIKRWGLSRTIFPIALVQSSAILLYVALAWARPALPWLVALVTLEQLAAGVGTAVLAVFLMRRCVDGYKSSHFAIGSALMSVSATFAGSLSGYLAASVGFTAFFAIAFAASIPGVVLSRLVPRE
- a CDS encoding diiron oxygenase encodes the protein MSLQLSADPALPGHEGSPRTPLHDGEAAAREDRLHAAVRRRWDRIDWTRPIPADALVIPEAHYMDVAGLGLTERQRVAINRLFACFTCELFIHFEGYVIRYLERSAHRAPYLSAPVIARFVAEERTHAEMFRRLLHRLRPDLYPTDAAPPRFLRWGRGDDAALRLAPAGTFFLLAWYFEEITLFVPRAIEARPDQSAALVAEIMALHAREEAPHVAIDERVLLHLNERCPRWLAAIQTALALPFLVYVDGVVGDAWRRLVAAAGSELGLDASQRRRLGGRAPTQSDRWGTESFTRKLEGRGLAGARPLCWALRRALRADAA
- the asnB gene encoding asparagine synthase (glutamine-hydrolyzing), whose product is MCGIVGALDLAGRRTFDPARLDRMAASVRHRGPDDGASFSAPGIAMATRRLAIVDVAGGRQPMADASGRVWVSYNGELFNHAELRRELAARGHAQRTRCDTELWPGLYLDAGEGAFSRARGQFAVALWDREERTLLLGRDRIGICPLHYAVADGWLLWASEIKAILASGLVRPEADPAGIDHVFSLFAAGTQRTCFRGVRSIWPGHYLRAQGGAVEQRRYWDLDFPAQGEERRVASLDALIEETRACLRDAVQRRLVSDGPVATYLSGGLDSTLVLGLAREARGDAPIASFTVGFDGAGPDERRRATRSAARLGARLETLVPSPAEILETLPRVVEAAEGPVMDTADGCVLLLAERAARRGFKVVLTGEGADEAMGGYVWHKTHRAMERLARVHAALPRAIRRTLAELAAPGTPAPTFQDHFGDVRPSLLDLYEPLSRARWLFYSDTMAERVAGHDPFSELDIAPARMRRWDPLNRSLYVEYKLMLAGHLLVGKGDRAAMRSGVEHRYPFLDEAFVELSSGLSPLYKLRGLREKWLLREVARRVLPRDVADPPKGMFKAHALCALGPQPRWIAQLVSPESLRKTGYFSPAKVAREQRFQRILPALAPRRIVADGSYTAVVTTQLWHHLFLGGGLCELPAWSPPAPAAGPAPAAADERAVASIERTVPS
- a CDS encoding CPBP family intramembrane glutamic endopeptidase, yielding MQEPTSAFSEPKARADRALSLVSLGLLALQAALDAPAFPKATLAAAAAAALVALLAARVAQGPARAVAALVACIVVAMRLGVVWQLAMVLALAAYAGLSRLAPALRPPEGWRAAGGLPKRWTALVGGVTPVALVGWLAFARPDLRDITGSELLQVSTPVLIAGGAVFAVLNATLEEVIWRGVLQPSLAAAWGARVAVVLQAASFGAQHAHGFPRGLLGVFLAGSWAVMLGLLRQRSRGLLAPVLAHIVADATIAALVIGMLR